One Rhizoctonia solani chromosome 1, complete sequence DNA window includes the following coding sequences:
- a CDS encoding Fungal hydrophobin, producing MASPTPLTPSSRQNAYDITADMSGDSTGLLDLSDTGLLSGGSGLLGANSEIAGLHLRRAKRGLLDTLDTGDVGGTLNSLTAGGALSDIGLGIKRDHGHNKRLLNFGRPSGGFSPKGNTCPAGRRYCCKHVRKYSDPRNANLLDGALVQDGLLNDVLMGLTCDLIAGTLAPDSCDKHAVCCTNQRNSNQGILSLGCTPFGLDINI from the exons ATGGCATCTCCAACACCCCTGACTCCTTCTAGTCGTCAAAATGCGTACGATATTACAGCGGATATGTCCGGTGACTCAACTGGTTTGCTCGATCTTTCAGACACTGGGCTACTTTCAGGAGGCTCAGGTCTTCTTGGCGCAAACAGTGAGATCGCAGGTCTTCACCTCCGCCGTGCCAAACGTGGTCTGCTCGATACGCTCGACACCGG AGATGTTGGCGGAACGTTGAACTCGCTCACGGCGGGGGGTGCACTCTCTGATATTGGACTTGGTATCAAACGTGACCACGGACACAACAAGAGGCTCCTCAATTTTGGGCGTCCTTCAGGTGGCTTTTCTCCCAAAGGGAACACTTGCCCTGCTGGCCGCCGCTAC TGCTGCAAGCACGTTCGCAAGTACTCGGATCCACGCAATGCCAATCTACTAGACGGTGCTTTAGTGCAGGATGGTTTGCTCAAC GACGTCTTGATGGGGCTTACTTGCGACTTGATCGCTGGTACCCTCGCCCCTGACTCGTGCGATAAGCATGCTGT ATGTTGCACTAACCAACGTAACTCTAATCAAGGCATCCTAAGCCTCGGATGCACCCCATTCGGGTTGGACATCAACATATAG
- a CDS encoding rRNA processing/ribosome biogenesis, whose amino-acid sequence MSTAKHPLELVLQNHLGTDESAIKYLPNVLTVLQQPGILQETRVLGKWNARINSFLHSREAASRWVGLYIARYTALGSRQILIDNAQGWVGVVLPMLSKPESPPNHYSAIRLLSYIFTAVTDMPEFQRQVVVPNVQKCSQALLAIAKNSESELDLKLLAIDTLTKLTTYHPTHHKALHQQLLNFTLEHLQGSFPLHAVLALTGGKVGAGMMWRQSLDSTIGTIWATLSTLRSTYADVPRPSTITTPFSLPELPADSAVAGPIALDRFRSMIHLLIDLLRTPTSRPVSIPLGQLSHLTLALLRFNANSQSQSTNATYEAVQRANEDAIVPDLCAAGCMLAQQLAKTCGKLFTPYASQVFTAITLKLEQNITTELQARLLATIPPIIASTHTPAPSASYNRLAARILKVLSPLLPSSRTHSQAQPLHESGTKGKKRARYEGDELFSSHSSSTSSSPLSLPTHDKLHMAALFALAALIPTLPHTTQATVHRTLLALLLHLPRKGGHRRLVQEISRIYASKLGGSPSGMLGVAVQALSAIEQTYDARSTPGIGHHHIVQSFLHPRVPPDSKSGPTIENVLLFWKDEEDEETKELRHTAEIAIADEILASELPLEASRGLNGAKHAMNDLNEETLNVEQSTIVNGIVKHSVVDAIPAPLPPSQPMVPSPAPSFASSTTSNAVAPVAPSSTSTSTPFVSTSQSQPAAVAASSLFRSSMVPNTSQNSSSAPVPGPPSRRLSTPNDDDDDDEPMPQIDLGSDTDED is encoded by the exons ATGTCAACTGCAAAACATCCGCTGGAGCTTGTCCTCCAGAACCATCTAGGAACAGACGAGTCTGCTATCAAATATCTGCCAAATGTCCTGACTGTGCTTCAACAGCCTGGTATTCTCCAAGAGACTCGTGTGCTGGGGAAATGGAATGCTCGAATTAATAGTTTCTTGCACTCTCGGGAGGCTGCATCACGCTGGGTGGGACTATACATCGCAAGATATACAGCCCTAGGATCCAGGCAAATTCTAATAGATAATGCTCAAGGATGGGTTGGAGTGGTACTTCCGATGTTGTCG AAACCCGAATCACCACCAAATCACTATTCTGCTATTCGTCTGTTGTCATATATCTTTACAGCAGTGACAGATATGCCAGAGTTTCAACGCCAAGTAGTTGTTCCCAACGTCCAAAAATGTAGCCAGGCACTATTGGCTATTGCGAAGAATTCCGAAAGCGAACTTGATCTCAAA CTCCTCGCTATAGATACCTTGACCAAACTAACGACATATCACCCAACCCATCATAAAGCACTTCACCAACAGCTATTAAATTTCACGCTCGAACACCTCCAAGGATCCTTTCCA CTACATGCAGTGCTGGCTCTCACGGGCGGCAAGGTCGGAGCCGGAATGATGTGGAGGCAGAGCCTTGACTCGACCATAGGAACTATTTGGGCAACTTTAAGCACACTGAGAAGCACTTATGCCGATGTGCCTC GCCCGAGTACGATCACTACGCCTTTTTCGCTACCAGAATTACCAGCCGATTCCGCCGTTGCAGGACCTATTGCCCTTGACCGGTTCCGAAGCATGATTCACTTGCTCATAGATTTACTCAG GACCCCAACTTCTCGGCCTGTGTCGATCCCACTCGGCCAGCTTTCTCATTTGACATTAGCTTTGCTTCGGTTCAATGCCAATTCGCAG TCCCAATCTACAAATGCTACATATGAAGCTGTCCAACGAGCAAACGAGGATGCAATTGTACCAGACCTATGCGCAGCAGGATGTATGCTGGCTCAACAACTCGCAAAAAC TTGTGGAAAACTATTTACGCCGTATGCTTCTCAAGTGTTCACCGCTATAACATTAAAACTTGAACAAAATATTACAAC AGAACTTCAAGCCCGTCTTCTCGCCACAATCCCTCCGATTATAGCAAGCACACATACTCCCGCTCCGTCAGCATCTTATAACCGCCTCGCAGCTCGGATACTCAAAGTTTTATCCCCTCTGCTACCATCTTCACGCACCCACTCTCAAGCCCAGCCTCTACACGAAAGCGGGACAAAAGGCAAGAAACGCGCACGCTACGAAGGAGACGAATTGTTTTCTTCCCATTCTTCGTCTACAAGCTCAAGTCCTCTATCACTACCAACGCATGACAAACTGCACATGGCTGCGTTATTTGCACTAGCTGCGCTGATCCCCACGCTTCCTCATACTACTCAAGCAACCGTTCATAGAACCCTACTCGCGTTGCTGTTACACCTCCCAAGAAAGGGGGGCCACAGGCGACTTGTTCAAGAAATAAgccgcatatatgcatccAAGCTAGGCGGAAGCCCCAGTGGAATGTTAGGTGTCGCGGTACAAGCTCTGAGTGCCATTGAGCAG ACGTACGACGCACGTTCTACACCTGGCATCGGTCATCACCACATCGTTCAATCATTCTTGCATCCCCGTGTTCCACCCGATTCAAAATCCGGACCGACCATTGAAAATGTGCTTCTCTTTTGGAAAGATGAAGAGGACGAAGAGACCAAGGAACTTAGGCACACGGCAGAGATCGCGATTGCAGATGAGATTTTGGCTTCGGAATTGCCTTTGGAAGCATCTAGAGGTTTAAATGGAGCCAAGCATGCGATGAATGATCTAAATGAAGAGACACTCAATGTGGAGCAGAGTACCATAGTCAATGGTATTGTAAAACACAGCGTAGTCGATGCGATTCCTGCACCTCTCCCTCCTTCTCAACCAATGGTACCTTCACCTGCTCCTTCCTTTGCTTCATCCACAACGTCCAACGCTGTGGCACCTGTAGCTCCTTCATCAACCTCGACAAGCACACCCTTTGTCTCAACTTCGCAATCTCAGCCGGCAGCTGTTGCAGCATCGTCGCTTTTTCGTAGCTCTATGGTTCCAAATACTTCTCAAAATTCCAGTTCAGCACCTGTTCCGGGACCTCCTTCACGACGGCTCTCTACACCaaacgacgacgacgacgacgatgaacCGATGCCTCAAATTGACTTGGGCTCAGACACGGATGAAGATTAA